Part of the Benincasa hispida cultivar B227 chromosome 12, ASM972705v1, whole genome shotgun sequence genome is shown below.
CAAGAAGAAATGGCCATCCTGCTCCTATTTCTGCCAACGCGCATGATCTAGTAAGAAAGTATGTCTTAccatttaaatcaatataagtGCATTTTCTTTCTAGCTCCATCAAAGTGCTTCATTAATGGGTGATTCACATCAAATATCAAAGATGGTGTCCAGAAGGTAAATCAATATGTTTACAGTTTGACGCCAAGAAAGTAATAGCAAAAATGACTGACCAGTGTTTAAGGCTGGAACGGCCAAACCACAACGAAGTTTGACCCAGAAACAAGGAAGATAACCACAGTAAAAAAGCCCAAATATTGCACTGCTCAGTTGAGCAAACCGGGGACTGCCTCTTTGTAGAAGCAATGTAATTGCAAGAATGAAGGCAGAAAATGTGATAGCAACATCAAGCTGACCAAAGTAACTGCATGAATATAAGAAATGAATTTAATGTTTGTAGCAACTCTACAGATGaagattatttatttcttttttttataagaaatcaAGCTTTCATTGCGAAGAAATGTAATATTAGTATTACAAAGgcataaaaaaaaagagagccGACATTGAAACAATCACACTTGGAATGGTTGCACTTAATACCAATAACTAGACAATTGATTCAAAGAACTACAGAATCCGGTTAAGATTAATGAAAACTCCTCTTTTACGAAGAAAATGTGTCATCAGCAAACTAGAGATGAGACAGAGGTATATTATCCTTACCCACCTGAAAACCCTCAACAACACCCTTCTCCACTCTCTACAAACAATCCTACTTAGAATGTCTACCACCAGGAGGAAATGAAAGGGCGAGGAGTCGCTCTGTCTTAGACCCCAAGTGGCTTCAATCCAGTCTCAGGTTTTTCCATTGATGAAAATAGAATACCTGACCATTGAAATGCAACTCCTGATCTATGATCTCCATTTGTACCCAAAACCATTTTTTGTCAAGACTTTGTCCAAGAAATCCCAATCCACATAATCATAAacctttttcaaaatcaattttataaataaaccccTTGCGGTTACAGCTTCAACAATCTTCAATGGTCTCATTGGCTAAAAGAGCATTGTCCAATACTTGCCTACTGACAGTAAAGGCAccttaaaaatcataaattatcTTCGGAAGGGCTTTCCTAAGCCTGTTCACCAAGACCTTGGTCGTAATTTTATACACACTAGTAATTAAACTAATGGATCTAAAATCCTTAACCACTTCTGCCCTTCCTTCTTAGAGATCAGAAAAACATAAGTTtcattaatagttttttttctgcAACTCCTCTATCATAAAAACTCATGAGACACCACCATAGATCGTATTTTCTATGAGCCCAACTGTCCTAAAAAATGCCTATGTGAAACCATCTGAGCCTGGAGATGTTTCTCAGTCAAAACTAAAGACTATCTCCTGATCTCTTCTAGAGAAAATAAGGAGTCCAACATAACTTTATCTATAGTCAATGTGAGACCGGTCAAGACCCTCAAGGAAGGGTTTTGGAGAAATAGCCCGGCCAAAAAGagtaaagaaaaaagagaaccTCCTCTTCAATCTCTTTATGCTCTTGCAAGGCTCTGCCACCTTTGCAAACAAGGGTCTCCCTGGCATTTTGAGCCCTCCCGCTTGCAACCCGATGAAATAAGTAGTCTTGTTATCACCCTCATTCGCCCACTTAAACATAGCGTTTTGCCACCAGCTGATTGTCTTATTTTTAATCACCTCTCCTTTCCTCattttgttgagaaaacctCTCCTAGTCGGTCCAAAATATGTGATTTAGTAAATCCTGTTTCTTACCCTTCATGTCACCAAAAACTTCATAAATTCGAAGTTTTAACGACTCCTCTAAATGATGAAGCTTCCCCAGGAAAAACAAAAACCTTCCTATTTGCCTATGGCCTCCACCGCTCACCAAAGTAAAGGGCGACCTAAAAGATGGATGAGATGGCCACATACACATGTCGAACATTGATCAGAGGCAACTCTAGGACCTAAACTCTAGAGAAGGAGTTCATCCACCCTTTGAAAACCAGAAATCTATATATTCGAATACACATGCTCTTATTAGACCACGTAAACTTTCTATTTGTCAATGGAGGATCAAAGACACCCTAGTCACTAACAAACCTACTAAAAAGCCTCATAGAATAGGTCATCCTACCTCTAGTTGATTTCTCAAATGGTATCTAACCACAATGAAATTCCCAGCCAAACACCAGCAAAAACCACATAACCCAAACAAACTCCCTGACTCCTCCCAGAACTCTTCCTTACCTTTCAAGCTGAAGGGTCTATAAACGCCAATGATCCAACCTAACCTATCTCCAAACCCCATGAGAGTGAAACACCTTTCACAATATCAAGAGACTTGGAATGCTTAACCATCCTAGAGAATAAAAATCTCCTTACAACATCTATTGATCAAGCTCAGTCCATTCCACATTACGCTTTCCCCAGAGACTTTTAACCAACTCCCAAAAATAGGAGGAACGTTTAGTTTCaattagattaaatatatttgGCCACTCTGAGTATGAGTTTCCTTCACCAACCTTCTTTTATCCTGCCCTCTAACCCCCTCACATTCCAAGACAGCACTTTGATTGAGTAACTCCCACAACGCTAGCTTCTAAAGAAGCCTTCTTACGATCATAATTATCTGTGCACTTCATATTTCTCAACCCTTTTACATGTTTCCTCTCTGTATGACCGTACCATTCTTCTTTCCGAAGCCAATTCGTTTTTTCTGTCCAACATTAGGGTTTTTCCTCACAAGACTTAATAAGCACATTTTGCAGGTCCAAGATGGCAAGGTCCCTCTTTGACTGTCCATTGTCTGGAGGGCAGCCATTCACAGAGGTCTCTAAGGGATTGGGCAAAGGATCTTGGCTGCCCAATATGACCCCAGTGGCAAGCTGTTAAAGACCTTCCACCACAAACTCAACACCTTGGTAGTCTCTGCAGCAGGGGTTCATAAAATGAATTGGTTGAAGGATCAACTTAGAAGAAGACGCCCTGACATCATTATACTCAGAGCGAGGAGCTATCACCATCAAATAGAagatgaaattttaaataatagtaGAGGCATGTAAATTTAATAGCCATAGGgctaaaaaaattgtaatccaTTTAACTAAGCCATCTTAACCTGCTAGTATTTCAAAGTTCAAGGAAATAATCTTTCATAATAtctaaattttcatcaaataagGATAGCTCCAATACAAAGTAACAACATGTGCAATTCAATTAAGCACAAGTGTGGTGAGGTAGTAGGTTAATAAGATCATCTACACTGTCCTTCTACAATATTAAACTCAAATAATGAGGATTACCCAAAAGAAAATTCTATAAGGAGCAAGGGAACGTGAATACTATTGAAATCTTCTCCAGTACAACAAccaaaaaatagtaaaagatTCAGAATGAAACCGAAAAGCAATTAATGATTCTTTTCCCATAAAAAGAATTTCCCCTATTTGTGAAAGTAACAATATTGAGACGGAGACTAGTCATACAAGCTAAGAATGGGCATGAAAGCACAAATAACTGAGCAAATTCGTGAAACATATCGAGGTGGGGGTGCCATTCCTGCAGTGATCCCACGGCTCCTGACCAATTCAAAATACTCACGTGCACCAACAAAAATACATGCAGCAACAGCCACGGTGAATACCCATCCTCCAGCCAATACTATAATACCACCAGTTATTCCAATGCCAAGCCCAAAAACAATGCGCTtcttcaattgattttttttatgttgatgtTCTGAGATTGGAATTGGATCCTCTTGAAATGATGACTGTTGACCACCCTCAACCTCCTACAAGATAGCCACTTTCAGTAATCAATTTGATACAAGAGATGCTCAGAACATAAACTTGGCTAGGTACAACACCGTTGTTTGAGCCATGAAGGCAGTTATAAGTATGTGTTTAGTACTCTAGCTCACAAAGTGGCCAAAATTCATAAACCTTTTTATTCCCCAAATGTAGTAATCTACTGCTTAGAAAGAGATCCAATTCCAACTGAGCAGCAAcagataaattataaataaaccttGAATCTCTCCAAATCGAACAATAATGCAACGTTTTACCCCCAATTGTAACCATTCATTTCAGAAATGTCTAGCACTTTCCTAACCAAACCAATACTGGACTCCAACTTCCATTAAGCCTCAAACTCCCACACTGAAACAAGCAAATTAATAAACCAACACCCCTACCTACCAAATATGCTTCTCCACCCCATGGAAGAGCTGCCCTATGCTAGTCAATTTAGCACCAAAATCATCAAAATTTACCCAATTGAATCCTCTACTTCCACCCCTTAGACAAAAACAATAaaccaaacaaataaaacaaactcaagATAGAACGCAAAGTACCAATTTTACAATCAAAGAATCCAACGTACCTCTTCGGGCTCTTTCCCGTCAATCCGGTCGGGCTCCGCATGTGCCACAGCCACAATGTGGCGTCTCGCCAAATCGCATCTCTTGTTAATTCTGAGCAGGCCCTTTTGGCCATGTAAGACAAAATGCAAGCGATTGAATTTCAATGAGGATCGAGGGAGAGGCAATGGTTTACAGGACGAAGGAAGCAAAGGGCAGGCGCAGGGAGAAGAGAAAGACACCGGAGCGACCTTGTAACAATCGAAATCCGGAAACGATATGTTCGTAGTCATGAGAGAATTCCTACAGCTGAAAATAGGTGGCATCAAATTCGAAATCCGATTTCAGAGGTAGAAAAAAACGCATCCAAATCTGTCTACTATGTTGATACTGTACTGTCAGAGAAGATGTTATCCGTGGAGAGGAGGAAGGTGAAGATTTGGCAAGGATGAGAAAGCCTGAAACCCAGAAGGGAAGAACTCTATTGAAAATCACAATTgtcaaatttctccaaaatcaTGGCGTTGCTTACTATTACATCCACAAACTTATCAAATGATCCTATCAATTTAATGActcaatttttatcattcaaGGGTTGAATTTCCACCcttgttttaaatttgaaaaatcaattttaacatttctaTAAGTTTGATactctatttttataattaaaagtttatagaTATGAGTAGTTTGTACAATTTgatcttattatttttaacgggcattttcttttcttttttcttttttccattttttattataaataatctCAGAGTGAGTgatgttgttttgattttaaaattttaatttcaataaattaaatcataaacttaaatttaattgGAAAGAATGAGTAAAACCTATCTCTTTCGAATCTCAAAATGGTGTCAAAACTCACCGACAGATAACATGTATTCTCAATCAAAAGATTATATATTCAAAATTCGAATCTACCATCTAATAAATtgtctaacaaaaaaaaaataaaagtgttCAGATTTATTTTGGGTGGAATAGATATGATTATAAAAGAATCTTAGCATTTTTTCTATTAGGTAAAATAGATTAGGATTAAATCATTTCTAAATCACACATTCATTTCACAtcctttttaaaatcaattaggGTTTGATTGATAGCGTTCTCGTTTCTCGTTTCTTGTTTCTCGTTTCCTGCTTCTTGTTTCTCATTTCGTGTTtcctgtttcttgttttttaaaaactagaaacaaGAATATGTTTtgtaactatttttgtttcttgtttcttgaaaaaaaaaaacataaatataaacGTGTTTGACAACTGTTTCTTGTTTctagtttcttttatttttttctcttaccCTTCCTCTTatattatagtttaaatataatttaattatgtaaaataaaaaatatataacatgcattaagatataaaaacaattataaaacaTTAACATTATCCgatacaaataataattataaaaaatctaCATTATCTAATACGAATAAGTCTCAATGCAAAATTAAGAACAATAATACAGTTAATTTTATTATCTTTCAAATGTTtctcaaatttgatttgtaatattatttttcacTTGAGTCATTCATCTTAAATGACATCAACTGAAatccaattcaattatattattatataaatgttatggttgtaaaatattaaagttaaaCTTGATAAATGTCTTGTTAAACAAAATTTATGTATTGTAAAATTCTAGCAGGTTTCCCATGTACTAAAaagattgaaattaaaataaaatataaatatgcaagttgtaatttaaagagtaattgttttaaatggtaaaactgctgaaaatattttcaagtatagtaaaatgtcactatctatctatgatagactgctcagtgatagaagtctattgcaatttatcattgatagacagtgacattttgttatatttgtaaataagttggctcattctttatttgaaaacaaccctaatttaaaactcaaatttaaaataaaaaataatatatacattgaaattttgaaaattaaaaactaaaataatatatgtcTAAATATTGGAAAATgtttgttcacacgaggttttcagagaagcttgtttcatggaatttgaactttgtatttgtatcaaTTTCAAAAAAGTAAGTATAATCTCTAACACAATAATTCTTTGATGcgttcaaaataaactttaatatttaaactggTTGATCTTCTTCGTTGATCGGCGTTTGGACTTGTTGACCTTCTTAAATGATCaacttttgggcttgttgatttttttagatgatcagcctttgggtttgttgatcttcttggatgatcgatctttgggcttgttgatcttcttggatgatcggcctttgggcttgatgatctttttggaggattagtgttcgcacgaggcttctaGAGAAACTTGTCTCGtgaagttgaacttgagttggtgttgatgttgatgttgatttgatgtgatgtgggtcgatctctagtacttgatcctcttattctctcttgattgaatgcgtacgcttgatCTCTATTTTGGTCCTTTTTGACTTATTTTGAGTATAATTCACTTCTCGATCATGAATCTTGGAAATCACTAGGAACCACATTAAAtctgataaaaatatattaaaaacaatccTAAATCTAAGGCAAATAACGCATATTTTGTGTGCgtttctgaaggaactcttatacaagagtacctctgagcggaagcggatctttccaaaagcatggtgacagaattaccacatttacattcacacatacagatatgcatcaaactactaaattactggcatgctgagagataaataaacaagagaacgAGTAAACTTAAcaattgaagactctcttcacttaaaatctcgctctctccatgacTGGAAGCTTTCGATCTCGCTGGAATGTCAGGTATCGTTCAAAACACCcgatcgtctaccacgaacaactccacacgaacagacaAAGAAGATGGGGATGACACCATcacttggaacccttagtattctcggagtgagaattcaaagaatgggctctattcggatttggtagaggtgaggaggaaaatagattgtatacaacgatcaaacaAGTGAGAGAAGGCAACGTCTGTCATACAGGCAAGATGGTTGATCATTTAGGCAAagtacatgatcatgtaggaaaaggtaagcgatcatctatacgatcctTTAGTTAAAGCTcggcgctaagcgatcatttaggaaaaggtaagcgatcatctagtaggAAGCATACGTgtgtaagcgatcatttagtaaacacaagctatcgtataggctttgaCTTACTAAGCGATAGAAAGCAAAACACACTATGAGCAATTAACCGTGTTCTTTCGatatctttgcaaaatgaaaacaattttcattttattcttcagttacgataACTTaatggaacttcccactaacgcacagtTACGGAGAAAATGGTGgctaattatctcataattttccaattaaaaaatattaaatataatcatattatattcattaacctatagtttaatatcacatatcaaccatagtattttctcctccactagatataaatcatatttatatccaattttctccaattaatgtatctcatatataaagttaatcatatcatatataattaactagttcaattatatcatatataatcaaactccctcttgtcaatttgaacatttcaaactgacccaaaaactgattctcaacttgaatctaagCTATCAAgtggaccttatagacctatggctcgaagctctaacagtacgtgaatagctgactaaactatttagccatgagatccaccatccgttaactgccagacattcccctaaagactgacagctgaactctccttaccacagatatatttttgtgtccatcggatataaccaatcatcagtatgataacccttcacagatgctcgtaagtacagctggattAGTTTACccttttgcccctgtagttacatcttacttcttaagtaccaccgatccctctaatgaactatacaacatagtcctactatgtgtgaacacctctcgagccatgataaagtgtgtggcaccaca
Proteins encoded:
- the LOC120067320 gene encoding phosphatidate cytidylyltransferase 4, chloroplastic isoform X2; translation: MTTNISFPDFDCYKVAPVSFSSPCACPLLPSSCKPLPLPRSSLKFNRLHFVLHGQKGLLRINKRCDLARRHIVAVAHAEPDRIDGKEPEEEVEGGQQSSFQEDPIPISEHQHKKNQLKKRIVFGLGIGITGGIIVLAGGWVFTVAVAACIFVGAREYFELVRSRGITAGMAPPPRYVSRICSVICAFMPILSFYFGQLDVAITFSAFILAITLLLQRGSPRFAQLSSAIFGLFYCGYLPCFWVKLRCGLAVPALNTEIGAGWPFLLGGQAHWTVGLVATLISMSSIIAADTFAFLGGKAFGKTPLTNISPKKTWEGTIMGLGGCIATSVILSKILCWPSSMVSAIAFGFLNFLGSVFGDLTESMIKRDAGVKDSGTLIPGHGGLLDRVDSYIFSGALAHSYIKAFMPLYGV
- the LOC120067320 gene encoding phosphatidate cytidylyltransferase 4, chloroplastic isoform X1, whose amino-acid sequence is MPPIFSCRNSLMTTNISFPDFDCYKVAPVSFSSPCACPLLPSSCKPLPLPRSSLKFNRLHFVLHGQKGLLRINKRCDLARRHIVAVAHAEPDRIDGKEPEEEVEGGQQSSFQEDPIPISEHQHKKNQLKKRIVFGLGIGITGGIIVLAGGWVFTVAVAACIFVGAREYFELVRSRGITAGMAPPPRYVSRICSVICAFMPILSFYFGQLDVAITFSAFILAITLLLQRGSPRFAQLSSAIFGLFYCGYLPCFWVKLRCGLAVPALNTEIGAGWPFLLGGQAHWTVGLVATLISMSSIIAADTFAFLGGKAFGKTPLTNISPKKTWEGTIMGLGGCIATSVILSKILCWPSSMVSAIAFGFLNFLGSVFGDLTESMIKRDAGVKDSGTLIPGHGGLLDRVDSYIFSGALAHSYIKAFMPLYGV